One part of the Lemur catta isolate mLemCat1 chromosome 13, mLemCat1.pri, whole genome shotgun sequence genome encodes these proteins:
- the LOC123649021 gene encoding zinc finger protein 726-like, translating into MVEGALELPGDSLFSSTLEVNEGVKLDSAGIDECAFRLHRVAVDKSTAISPCYIQAHLPEWEIEDSFQKVLLRSYGRRGLENLTFRKNWETVGGCKAQKSGYSGFNQCATTTHCKIFQHNNFLKVFRKLSNLNSHNIRHTVEKPFKFKECDKAFNLSSHLSNHKRIHTGEKPYKCEECGKAFTQRSNLSNHKRIHTGEKPYKCEECGKAFAQYSQLTVHKRVHTGEKPYKCEECSKAFSCYSNLSTHIRIHTGEKPYKCEECGNVFKHSSGLIRHKKIHTTEKPYKCEECDKAFTQYLHLTKHKRIHTREKLYKCEECGSVFKHASSLSCHKKIHTGEKPYKCKECGKAFTRYSNLSQHKRIHTGEKPYKCEECSKAFSCYSHLSTHVRIHTGEKPYKCGECNKAFKRKPDLTDHKRIHTGEKPYKCEKCGKTFRHCSHLRVHKRIHTAEKPHKCEECGKAFNQYSNLTEHKIIHTGEKPYKCEECGKLLKYCSSLLQHKKIHIGLEMDVTVLSYDVSLTVVDCSLHGGASY; encoded by the exons ATGGTGGAGGGtgccctggagctcccaggggacTCTTTATTCTCCAGCACCTTAGAGGTGAATGAAGGAGTGAAGCTGGACAGTGCTGGGATAGATGAGTGTGCATTCAGGCTCCACAGG GTTGCTGTTGATAAATCCACTG ctaTATCTCCTTGCTATATTCAAGCCCATTTGCCAGAGTGGGAAATAGAAGATTCATTCCAAAAAGTGTTATTGAGAAGTTATGGAAGACGTGGGCTTGAGAATTTAACCTTCAGGAAAAACTGGGAAACTGTGGGTGGCTGTAAGGCTCAGAAAAGTGGTTACAGTGGATTTAACCAATGTGCAACAACTACCCATTGCAAAATTTTCCAacataataattttttgaaagtcTTTAGGAAATTGTCAAATCTAAATAGCCATAATATAAGACATACTGTTGAGAAACCTTTCAAGTTTAAGGAATGTGATAAAGCCTTTAACCTATCCTCACA CCTTTCTAatcataagagaattcatactggagagaaaccctacaaatgtgaagaatgtggcaaagcatTTACCCAAAGGTCAAACCTTTCTAatcataagagaattcatacaggagagaaaccctacaaatgtgaagaatgtggcaaagcttttgcCCAGTACTCGCAACTCACTGTACATAAGAGAGtgcatactggagagaaaccctacaaatgtgaggAATGTAGCAAAGCCTTTAGCTGTTACTCAAATCTTAGTACACATataagaattcatactggagagaaaccctacaaatgtgaagaatgtggcaatgTCTTTAAACATTCCTCAGGCCTTATTCGTCATAAGAAAATCCATACTACAGAGAAACCCTACAAGTGTGAAGAATGTGACAAAGCTTTTACCCAGTACTTACACCTCactaaacataagagaattcatactagagagaaactctacaaatgtgaagaatgtggcagtGTCTTTAAACATGCCTCAAGTCTTTCTTGTCATAAGAAaatccatactggagagaaaccctacaagtgcaaagaatgtggcaaagcctttacccgGTACTCAAACCTCTCtcaacataaaagaattcatacaggagagaaaccatacaaatgtgagGAATGTAGCAAAGCCTTTAGCTGTTACTCACATCTTAGTACACATGttagaattcatactggagagaaaccctacaaatgtggaGAATGTAATAAAGCCTTTAAACGGAAGCCAGACCTAACTGaccataagagaattcatacaggagagaaaccctacaaatgtgaaaaatgtggcaaAACCTTTAGGCATTGCTCACATCTTCGTGttcataaaagaattcatactgcAGAGAAACCccacaaatgtgaagaatgtggcaaagcctttaaccagTACTCAAACCTCACTGAACATAAGataattcatactggagagaaaccctataaatgtgaagaatgtggcaaacttttaaaatattgttcaaGCCTTCTTCAacataagaaaatacatattgga